A window from Amblyomma americanum isolate KBUSLIRL-KWMA chromosome 7, ASM5285725v1, whole genome shotgun sequence encodes these proteins:
- the LOC144097003 gene encoding uncharacterized protein LOC144097003, with translation MVTLLLLLIIAGGRGTWSLSLEPLVPVAARERQETVTHEERTTRGQGGRDMMDDDDDDMDRPSTTVVSSTRRRVIIPGGEDRDYPGQMQRRRGGGGRALYLVLPAAAVDPGPYGRPLLVRADLF, from the coding sequence ATGGTGACGCTCCTGCTGCTTCTGATCATCGCTGGCGGCAGGGGAACTTGGTCCTTGTCCCTGGAGCCCCTGGTTCCCGTGGCGGCTCGCGAGCGCCAGGAGACGGTCACCCACGAGGAGCGGACCACGCGCGGACAAGGAGGGCGAGACATGatggacgacgacgacgacgacatggATCGACCTTCGACCACGGTCGTCTCGTCCACCCGGCGCAGAGTCATCATCCCTGGCGGCGAAGACCGGGACTACCCGGGACAGAtgcagcgccgccgcggtggtggCGGCCGCGCCCTGTACCTCGTGCTTCCGGCGGCCGCCGTAGATCCAGGGCCGTACGGCCGTCCTCTCCTGGTGCGGGCGGACCTTTTCTAA